In one Cellulomonas sp. JZ18 genomic region, the following are encoded:
- a CDS encoding HIT domain-containing protein gives MQVPDDLRVEDAGGLPGVPDGFGRLWTPHRMAYIGGADKPADDAPGEGCPFCRAPGLTDEEGLVVTRGEVAYVVLNLYPYNGGHVLVCPYRHVADYTELTDDEVAEVAALTRTAMRVLRQVSAPHGFNLGMNQGEVAGAGIQAHLHQHVVPRWGGDANFLPIVARTRALPELLADTRARLAAAWPVAGE, from the coding sequence GTGCAGGTGCCCGACGACCTGAGGGTCGAGGACGCCGGCGGCCTGCCGGGCGTCCCCGACGGGTTCGGGCGGCTGTGGACGCCGCACCGGATGGCGTACATCGGCGGCGCGGACAAGCCCGCCGACGACGCGCCGGGGGAGGGCTGCCCCTTCTGCCGCGCGCCGGGCCTGACCGACGAGGAGGGGCTGGTCGTCACGCGCGGCGAGGTCGCCTACGTCGTGCTCAACCTCTACCCGTACAACGGCGGTCACGTCCTCGTCTGCCCGTACCGCCACGTCGCCGACTACACGGAGCTGACGGACGACGAGGTCGCGGAGGTCGCCGCGCTGACGCGCACGGCCATGCGGGTGCTGCGCCAGGTGTCCGCGCCGCACGGGTTCAACCTGGGCATGAACCAGGGCGAGGTCGCGGGGGCGGGCATCCAGGCGCACCTGCACCAGCACGTCGTGCCCCGGTGGGGCGGGGACGCCAACTTCCTGCCGATCGTCGCGCGCACGCGCGCGCTGCCCGAGCTCCTGGCGGACACCCGCGCGCGCCTCGCCGCCGCGTGGCCCGTCGCGGGGGAGTGA